From the genome of Flavobacterium sediminis:
TTTGTTTCCATCCGAAAGGTGATTGGGGAACGGTTTTGTGGGGAGGTTTGATGTTGGTGACGTTCTGTGGCTAAAGAAAGTGGCGAAAAACCACAAACAGAGTCATAATTTATAGACGATGTTTTAATTACCAATCAGAACTTTTACTTTTATAATTACCTTCTAAATAGTTTTTTAAAGACTCATTTAAGTTATTAAAAAATGTTTCAAATTTTGTAGGTATTTCTTCAAAACCTTTAGGTAATTTTCCTTTTTCGTCATAGTATAAAGATCTACCATCTAATAAGCCTGTTGAACTTCCCATAGGGTTTGATATTTTGAGTTCGGTTGGATCAAATTTATATTTTCCTTCTTTGAAAGAAATCTCTATTGTGTAATATGAATCATTATTTACTTTTTTCTTTCCAACATTATAAGAAATGAGTTCATTTGTATATGCGTAAATTCTAATTTTGTCATTCACAATAGTCATTTTTATTACATTATCAGGATCTTTGTAAGTTTCCTTTATCCAATTAATAGTTTTTGAATACAATTCAGAAGAATTTTGATTTATCTCAACAACTACATAATCAGTAAATCCATCTTTGTTAAAGATAAATTTTTCCTGAGAATACATTTTACTTAAAAAATAAAAAATAACAAAAAGATAGATTTTTTTCATAAGTTTTTTTAATATAAGTTACAACGGTATCGGCTATGAGTAGTTGCGTGGGTTAGCACTTAATTTAGCAAGTACGCACCAAACTGAAAATCCGCGAGGATTTTCAGAAGTAGGCGAGAACGAGCAATTACTTATAGCCATTGTTGTGTAACGTTTTTTTAAAATGGTGGTGGTGGCGGAACAGGAATTTTCAAATTCGGTACCGTTCGATAAAATTCATTCAATAATTCCACATTAATTTTATCTTTATTTTTCTCAACAAAATCGTGTAGGTATTCGTTGATGTCTTCATCTTCACTAATCCACAAAATTTGTGAATTATTTAAACTCGCAGAAACGTATTGATTTGCTTGTTCTGTTGAAAAAGACTCAAATTTTGAAAGTTTTTGAAGTAGTTGTCTTGAAGAATAAAAATTCCCACTTTCAATGAGCTTTGAAATTAGAATATCCTTTTCCAATTCTGTCGCTAATTTTATTTCAGGAAAAATATCTTTAAAGAAATCAGATAGCGTTTTATAAAATTTTATTTCAGAAAACTTTTTTCGTTTCCATTCTCTTGCTAGAAATGTATTGAAATTTGTATTGTCAAGTTCTGAAAAATAGTCTTTATCATCTGCAATAAAATATAAATCATTATTGTTCTCAACATTTTCTAACAAGCATTCCCAATTTATTGCATCTCCATAAGATTTGTTTTTTCCAGGCGGATTCCCAATATCATATCTCAATCTGCCTTTTTCAACAAGTTCAGGTGTAGTCGAAACATAATTTGCTTTTTGAAAAAGCATCTCAATTATTTTATCCGCTTGTAATGTATGAGTTTCAATTTTTAACATTAAATTTTTTAGAAGAGATTGTTTTTCTCTGTCGTAATCTTTAATCAACTTTTTTAAAGTTTCGTATTCTTTGTAGTCTTTACAGAACTGAGGAAATTGTGTACTTAATTTTGATTGATTAAATGTTTTTAAAGCATCCGCAAGTTTAGTTTCTCTATTTCTATTAAATTCATTTACGATTTGCTCAGGTAAATGTAGTTCTAATTGGTCGTTGTCCATTAGAACCATCAATTTACTCAGTTCTTCCAAATCATCATTCGAGAAATGATAGAATTTCAGATAAACATTAGTGTCAATAAATAGGTGTATTGCCATAGTTTTTGTCAAATGTTACACAACTAGTAAATATCATCAAATATATATAACTTTTCTTTATAAAAAGAAGAATTATTTTTCAAATATAAAACTTTATTGAAAGTCTTTTTTACGGTTTTCCATAAACCCATACAATTGCTATCCGATTGAAAAGTAGAGAATTAGTCTTTTAGTCAATTCCTTGAAAACCTTAAATAATCAATCGAACACCGCCCAATTGTTCTATTTTATACGGGAAATGATCGCCGGGCGAACCAATAAACATAAAATTGACCGGAATGTTCCATTTTTCAGATAGTTCATTGATCAGATCCGGACCGAATTCTGCTTGTAGCTGAATGAAATCGATCTTAATATTGGGATATTCCCTGTCTAATACATCCAGATCGGCAAGGAATTGAGGGGAGGCTTTTTCACCTTCTTTAAAGGCGGCTACGATTTTGAGGTTCTTAGTATGTTCGTTATTCTGAATGTAGAGCATTACTTTATTCAACGTAGCCACATCGTCATCTTTGGTGAAATAAACAAATTCTTGTGAATTGATGGTGTCTATAACTTTCAGGATCCCGTCATTGGATCGGGTTAAAAACGACTGCACGGGCGACAGAAAATATTTAATGATCTTTAAAAGGAGTTTTAAAATAGAGGTCCGGTTCAGCATCACGGCAACAACTAATATTGTAGGTAAAAAATACTGAAGGAATACACCCAGATAAGCAGGGTTCAGGATGGCATTTCCGGTTATGGCTATGATCACGGCTCCGATAGCAATTAACAGGGCGATCCAGGAAGATTTTTCCGGTCGCGGCAAATTTTGTCGCCTTACTTTGAGTAATATATTACCGATACCGAATAAGACCATTACGGATAGAAAAGCAATGGTATAAACACCTGCCAAAGCACTTAGTTTTCCTCTTGTGATCAATAAAATGGAAACGCATAATAAAAAGAAAACAATAGCAATGCGATACGAGCTTCCTCTTTTGTTCTTTTTGAGTAGGAAAGGAGGTAACACCCGATCCAGTGTCATTCGTTCAACTAAACCGGTTACGCCGACAAACGAAGTCAAAACGGCTCCGCTTAACACTAAAGCAGCATCAATAGATATCAGAACCGAAAGCCAGGATCCTCCGGAGATATTTCCCATATAAGATAATAAAGCTTCCTGATTGTTCTCAATATCTCCCATAGGAATTACGGCCAAAGCTAAAAAAGCCATCAGCGGGTTAAAGATGGTTACAACCACCCACATGTTTCGCAATGTTTTCGGAAAAACGCCGCGTTCTTGTTCTTCTACAAAATTAGCCGAACTTTCAAACCCGCTGATCCCTAACATGGCTGCCGAGAAACCGAAAAATAAGGCTGTGGTAATGTTTCCCCTTTGGTGGGTAAAAGATTATTTTCGGTAAAAACGGTAAAGCCGTTTTGAAAGAGATAAAATATCGTAAAAGAAGCCAGAATGACCAGTGAGGTTAAATGAAAGATAAAAATAAAGATGGCGACTTTAGAAGATTCTCCGATCCCGATTATGCTTAATCCCATAAAAATGCCAAGTAAAACGATTGTTGCAATAATTATAGGCAAATGGTCAAATACAATTGAAGCGTAGTGCATGGCTTCATTGGCTGAAATTACAGCAGTAGCCATATAAGATAGCAGGGTTAAGGTAGCTGCGAGAGAAGCTAATGATTTACTGGTGGTATTCAGTAGGGCGTTGTAAGCACCACCGTTTAAGGGAAGTGCGCCTACCACTTCTCCGTATACTTTACGGAATAAAAAGAGAACAACACCAACCATCAGTAAAGCGAGCCAGGCATATTGTCCGGAGTAAACAATGGCTAAAGCCGATACGTATAAACAAGAAGAACTGATATCATTTCCGCAAATAGCTGTCGAAGCAAGTTCGTTAAGCTTTTTAAGTTGTTTTTTTTCCATGCTGAAAGAATTGGAATCTGTTTTTTTATAAGAGATATAAATGTAAGATTAATTTTTTTAGCATGAAAATTACGGAACAGAATAGCGATTCTTTATTTATAAGAACTCAGTTAATTTGCTTGAGCCTAATGAAGCTATATATATTCCAAGTCCGTATATGAAATGAGTAATTATACTTTTTAAGCGGGCAATGTTAGGCTCAGGAAGTTTAGAGCCGGCTATTCCGAAACCGAAAGAAGGCTGCATTAAAAAAAACGGAGCAATTGTCGTCAGTAGTCCGATAAATAGTGCGGGTTGTAGAGTAGGATTTTCAATCCATTCCGTACCATAAATTAAAACAAGTAGGAAGACAAAAGCAATTCCGATGAAGTAATGAGCGATCCACCCGATCAGGGATTCATTAGGAAAAGGAGTTGTATGAATTATTTTATCATGTTTAAATTTCCCTTTTGTCATGCTTCCTATCCACCTTCCTACTAATCTGTAATCTAAAGATTTTATATTAAAAATGCTCAAAATGTAAGCCCAGATATCCATTGTTAAAGTTGCTCCGATCCCAATTGCTATAATTTTTAATACTGTAACCATATCTTTTTTTGGTAAAGATATAAAAATTTTTTATTATTGCGACAAAGTTGCATTTATATGAAAAGAAGAAATACAGAATCGACTAATGAAATATACGCATTGCTTAAAGCATCTAAATCGGCATTAAGCCACGATATGATCCGGTCAAAACTAACTAGTAATGCGGACAGAGCTACAATTTATAGAATACTTAATCGTTTTTGTGAAGATAAGCTTGTTCATAAAGTCATGGGAGATGACGGAAAGCAATATTTTGCTTTTTGCACGAATTGTCAAGAGAAAAAGCATAAGCACAATCACTTTCATTTCAGATGTACCGTTTGTGGGAAAGTAGAGTGTTTAACGTCAGAAATAGAGATCTCTTTGCCTGAAAATTATGTTTTTCAAAATTTTAACGCATCAATTTCAGGAGTGTGCTCAGAGTGTATGAACCGTTGAGGTTTTAAGAAGTTAAATACGATTTCGCTATCGAGGTTATCAATTAAAATAGAAAATAAGATCAGTAGGTTGGCTTTGTGTATAATTCTTTGACCCGATCGAGTTCGGTTGTATCCGTTATCCGGAAAAAATAATCAAGTTGCCATTTCTGAGTTTTTTCGGCTTGTTTGTTGTTTGCCGTATCCCAAACCGGGTATACCCGAAATCCTCTTTTTCCGTCTTTTTTATCTGTACGTAGTATTCCCTGGTTTTTTAAAACCGATTTTGGAAAGACAAATTGTCCCAGCTTATTTTCTTTAAGAACATGAATAACAAAGAAATCAACAGGATCGTTTTCAGAGAATGGTTCTGTAATTCCGTTTTTATTCCGTTTCCAGAAAGTAACGAACTGCCCTGTTTTTTTAGGGGTTATTTTAGCGGTTCTGCTGATGATCTTCAATCCGTCCAACTCAAATCGACAGGCATCATATTCCTGACCTTCCGGTTCTGTTTGTAGATCAGAAAGTTGTAGTCCGCATGTGTCATAAATTTCAGTTTTGACCTTATTCAGAATATCATTCATAGAAATATTGGCTAAAAATGTTAGGTTATACCAAAGCTAATGTAGGCAAAATTTAGAGGATTCGGGAGATTTTCGGAAAATTCTAAACCGAGTCATTATTGTAACCGATTTTTTTATTCAGTTATCCCTAAATACTCTTTCTGATTCTCTGTTAAGTTCCAGTTTTCCTGAATATCCAGATTAAGAAGCAGAACTTTTATTTTTAAATTTTCTTGGTTTGCGAGATTTGAGAACCAATTTAAAGAGGTTTCGCTTTCAGCACTCAGAAATTTCCCCCAAGTGATAAAAATATACATGTCGACATTTTCATCAGTTATGGTGCTACCATCTAAAATAGTTATTTCTTTCAGGAAGTTCTCTAATGTTTGACCGGGATCGGATTTCATTTTTGAAATTTTTTCTAACTTCTTTAATTCTGCTCCGCAATACATCCCTTTTCCCTTATTCTTGATTAATTCACCTTTAGAATTAAAAAAAAAGGCATCAGGAACTACCAGTCTTTCGGTTTTGCTAAATTCCGCAAAGGTTCCGATTCCTTTTAAAGTTGCTATTTGATCGTTTGAGAAGTCAACTTTTTTAGCTTTTAAATAGTGAATAATGGTGGAATCGTTCTCAATTTTAAAATTAATTTCAATCTTCTTTTGAGCAAAAGAAGTAATGGAAATTAACATTAGAAACATTATTTGAATAGTTTTCATGGGAGCTGTGTTTTAAATTTTTGATAGAGGGAAATAAGCCATTTTTATAGCTATTGTGTTACAGGTAGTTATATTTTTTCATTGTTGATCTTTATAATTTGCTGAATCCAGTCGCTTTTATTGTCAAGATAATAGTCAGGTTGAATTCCGGTATATTCAAATTTATCGAAGTCTTTATTGATAATTTTAGTCGATAGAATCATTTTGTATTTTGCACAATTTGTGGTAGCAGAAAATGCTTTATTGCCGTATCCGTATTTGAGCATGCCTCTTGAATTTTCACCGACAATAATCGTTCTGTTGTCTTTTTTAAGATCTAAAGTAATTAATTCGGCAGAACTCCCTGTCTTGAAATTTATCATCACATATATTCGTTTGATGCTGTGGTTCTTTTTCAGGTATTTCAATAATGCTTCTGCTTGTTTGGTAGCGCCTCCGCCATTGTTTCTTAGATCGATAATCAGATTTTCTTTATTGAGGTTTGATAAATTTTCGTTGTAAAAATTCTCAGCTTCTTTCATCAAATTAGTGGTTCTGCTCAGGGTTTTGATTCCGATATAGTCGAAAGAAGGGTTTATGGATTGGTAGGTAAAATTCTTTTCATGATTTTTGTTGAAAAAGTAGTTGTTCTCTTTATTCCAAAAAGTGGAATAAATTCTACTGTTTTTAACTTCAATGTTGTTCTGGTAATACAATAGTCCATTTTGATAAAATTCAAAAAGTTCAAATTTGCCGTTAGGCAGTTTATTGAGTTTTAATCGAATTTTTCTCTCTTTCCATTTCTCTGAATCGGAAGATACCATAACACCATACCACGTGTTCTTTTCATCGTTGATCAGAAGTATTTTTTCTCTTCCGGCAAAGTATATCCCTGAAATCCCATCGCTCTTGATTTTAATTGTATCAATTGCTTTAGTATAGTTTGGGATAAAGGTCGATATATCGCTAGGAATAGTATAAATTTCATTGTGTCTGTCATGAATAAACGAAATATATTTTTGTAAATATCCGGTACAGAATGCTTGGTTCAAACTGTCGTTTGTGATCTCATGTTTTATTATTTCTTTCCAATCTTCAAACTCAGTTTCTTTGTGTTCTTTTACAATCTGAGTCTGATAACTTTTAGCGTTTTTAATCAGTTCTGAAACATTATCCAGTTCGTTAATACAATCACATACTTTTTCTTGGCTAAAACCAAAATTGACTTCGATTAACAGTAATAATAATGTAATGATCGTTTTTTTTGTCTTCAATTTTTTAAGTTTTTTTATTTGTGGTAATGGGGTACGGCTAAAGAAAGTGGTGAATAGCCAAGACCGAGTATGACCAAAAATAGACAAAATTTAGAAAATCAGGAGAATTTTCGGTAGATATTTGACAAGGCTATTTACGTTAAAAGCTGTTGGCATCAGATATTTTTAATTTATTCCAAAATATCTTCATGAATCATCATCAATGTAGTTTAGGCAAAAAATACAAATCTCATTAATCTCAAATTGAGTAGCATTTTTATGAAATAACATTCTATAGAGTTTTTCATAATCTAAATTGTTTTCAGAATATTCAAAAATTTCTATTGTATGATTAACATATAATGGAAATCTATCTGACAATAATTCAAGTTGTTCATTTTTAATTTTCTTTTCGAAAAAACTCCACATGATTTTAATTTAGATTCTTCCAAATCTACTAAATATTTAAAACAGATTAGTGGGAAATTTTTAGCATTAAAAAAATCTAATTTGATGCATTTGAAATTTGAAAAATTAAAACTAAATTGTAATTGAATTTAGGCTTTGGTACAAATAAGGCACAGTTGAAAAATAAAAATCCCCAAAACCTTTATTTATAAGGGATTGGGGATTAAATTGTGACCTCGACAGGCTTATAACCTATTTTTAAACCCCTATAAAATACGAGACTTTACAGAGGTTTAAAAAAATGGGGGTAATTCTAAGGGTAATTACTCTCCTAAGTTGTCTAAATTTAAAGATGGGTAATGTAACTTACAATATTCTAAGAAATCCTCTAGCGAACCTCTATATTGTAATACAAAATCTACTAACTGACTTTTTGGCTTTCCATAAGTTTTATAAATTTCCTTAATTATAAGCTTCTTAGTTCCGTCTTTAAGTTTATTAACAATCTTTAGATTCTTAATTTTAATTTTATTAGACATTATATCCTTAGATATACAATTACTAGAAACAAAATAGCTATATCTTCCAGAATAATCTCTAGACCCAGAGATAATTATTTTTGGAACTAATATAATTTTTTTGCCTTTGTAAGTTGGTAAATTATATTCCTTAGTTTCCCATTTACCACTATTAGGATTATAAAATCTAACTTTTGTTTTTAGAGTAGGAATTTTATACTTTAAGCATTGTTCTTCTGTAAACTCTGCAAAAATGTTTCTACACACATTTGAAATTGTATCTGACATTAAATCTTGTCCAATACCTTCTACTAATAAAAGTATATTATGTGCTTCGTTTGTTATAGAAATACCTTGTTGTGCAAAGACATTTCTACTTAAAGAATCGAAAATTGTTTCTGCTTTTTCATTTGCAATTGCTTTTCCTTTATTACTGTCCGAATAGCCTAAATGATACTCGTTAGGCTCGTGTAATTCTGATAGAAATAGAAGACCATTTTGTCTATCCATAGGGACAATATAGTTTCTATTTAGATTTTTAAAGAAATGTTCTAATTGTAAATAAACTTCTTTTACAATTTTTACATCTTTGTTATTTGCAATTAAAAAGGGGCAGATAAACCCTAGTAAGTCCCCATCGAGCGGGACGTTCGCAAAGTCAACATGTTCTCTTTTGTTGATGTTGAAGTGCTTCTTAAATGTGTAATGTTGCTTCATAAGCGTAATAAATAATAATTAATAATCTTTTTAAATTAATAGATGAATAGGGGCATTTCACCCCACTTGTTTTTATCTTTTGTTTGCTACAGAAACCACTCCAGCTATAACTACAAGTGTTAGTGCTAATCCCGCAAGCGTTCTTATTGCTTGTCCATTAGCACTAATACTAAAGTCTTTATAACTAAAAGTAAGATTCTCTTCTTTTTTTAAAACACTCATACTTTTGTATTTTTAATTAAACAATCTCCATTAAAGCTTGTGGAGTTCCGCTATTTTAATCTAAGAAACATTCCATTTGAAGGGAATTATCTAAATTATTTTTTGTTGAAGCATCTTTTACACTTCTTAAATACTCTTCGTTATTTATAGTTTCGTATGTTACTACTGCGCCTAAATTCCATCCAGGATAATCCCATACAAGTGTTTTTATTACTTTACCATTTTTAATTAGTTTAATAACGTCTTTTTTATTGTTTTTTTTTCCTCTTGTTTGGAAAGTTCCATTATTGTTAACTGTATGTAACATTACATCTGTAATTCTTCCTTGGTTGTCTTTCCAAACTCCTGTGATATAATAGTGTGTCGTCATTTTATTTTTTGTTAAATGTTATTATTATAAACGTGTATTGTAAAAATAACAATACTATTTTTGTAATACAAATACCATGCCAGAAAAAAATACAAACATTTATTGTAATTGGAACATTTTTTGTATATTCGGTATATATATTTTTATATATTTGCACCCTCGTAAAGGATAATATTAGAAATACAATTTATGCTAGATTTTAGTTCTGCTTTGTATAAAATTTTAGGGGATAGAATTAAAGATAGGAGAGACTCTTTAGGTATGAGTCAAACCAATTTATCTGAAGAATTAAAAGACCTTAAAAGGGCTTCTATATCTAATATAGAAAAAGGTAGGCAACACCCTCCTTTAGATACTATTTATAGGCTTTGCGAAGCATTAAGGCTAGACATACATACCATTTTACCAACCTATTCAGAAGTCTTAGATTACATAGAGAAAAACAATTCCGATAATAAAATTGAAAGGTTTTTAGACAGCCTAGATGTTGAAGATAAATTAACTTTTGAAAAGATAAAAAACTTACTAAATAAAGACAAAAAATGAGACCAAATTTTAAATACATTGAAGACAAAGCAGAAGACGTTTTATCTAAAAACAATCTTTTCAAAGCTGGATTTAGTGTTGAAAAGTTAGCTAAATTGTTAAGAATTAGTTTAAAAGAGGAGGTTTTAGATGACAACGTGTCTGGTTTTTTTGTCATGACAGATACTGACAACATAATTACATACAATAAAAAAGATGGTGAATTAAGACAAAGATTTACTATTGCCCATGAAATTGGACATTTTTTATTACATTCTAAAGATCAGCCAATATTTATTGACAAAACTCCGAGTGTAATGTTTAGAGATAATTCTTCTTCTACTGGAGAGGATTTTAAAGAAAGAGAAGCAAATGCATTTGCAGCATCTTTACTTATGCCAAAAAAACTTATTGAAGCTGAAATAGAAAAAGCTCCTAATGATGTAGATGATGCAATTATTTTCTTAGCTAAAAAGTTTAAAGTAAGCCAACAAGCGATGACTTTTAGATTATCTAATTTAGGTTACGGAATTTAATAGATAATCTCTTAAATCGTTTGTATTTCGTTTTAAGATAGCTATAATTATAAAAAGGCAATCGTGTTCTATATATGAATGATTGCCTTTTATCTTTTTAAGATGTTTACTCGTTAAAATATGTTCTTAAAAATCGCTGATACAAAAATTGTGTCTTACTTGTTGTATATGTAATTAATATGATACAATTTTGGAAGCCTGTACTTGTTGTGCGGAAAAAATTCGCTATTACTCTATAGATTGTTTAATATTATACATTCTAGAGTTATATTATTACCTTATTATGACGGAACTGTGGTAATTTTATTTTTTGACTTTCTAGAAATCCGTTGTAGGCTTGTTTTTCTAAAATTCTTTTCATTATTTGTTTTGTAAGTTGATGTTTTTCCACTTTAAAGCTTTCTAATTTTAAAATTAAAGTACTCTTTATTTTGTATCTTCTGTTGGGATTATCCTCTAATTTTTGCAACAATCCATATAAGCGGTCTAATCCTATACGCTCTATTCCTTTACATATTAAGAATTCATAATACACGTTTCTTTTTTTTGTTTTTAAAAAATCTAATTCATTTTCGTTAATTAATTCTAGATACTCTAGATTGGTCATTTGTTTTATCCAATAATCTATTATTTCTTCTTTTTGATTACAAAAATCCCTAACTGTTTTAATGTTATTTCTTTTAAAAAAATCATTTGTACTTACATGTATTTTTTGTTCTAATCTTAAAAGCATCCATTTTTTACTAAATACACTATAAAAGTTTTGACTAAATAATTTTTTCTTTTGCATTTCTAAACCTTTATCGTATATCTTAACATTGTTTTTTCCGTCGGCGGTCATGAAATACAAGGTTTCTAGAGGATAATTAACCCTCTTTTTATAGTTTTTATGTGAAAATGTATTAAAGAGCAATCTTGTTCCAAAATCGTTACTAATTTTTATTGTTTTTCCTATTTCTACTCGCCTTAAGATACCATTATAAATTGTACTTTCCTCTTTAAATATTATATTGCTTAAATGTTTTAAACAAACTTCAAATTCATAAAAATTTATTTCTTGAATGCTTCTTTTTCCTAAAAACCATTTTCTAATACTATTGCGAATTTCTATAATTGTTCCCTTACTTGATTCTCTATATACAAGTTTCATATAAGGTTGGTTTTCATTATCTTGAAAATTAACTTTATTGTAATAAATATAATAGCATACAAAAACAGTTTTTTCACCAATAAAGTTTTTACTTTCTGTGTTAGGTAATACATATGGATTATTGCCATTTTGGAAATCATTTAAAATAGCTCTTGAAAGTTTTCTATTGTTAAGTATTATTGTAATATTATCCATGATTATTTTTTATTTGTGTTAAAGAATAAATTATCTAGGTCTGTTTTTTTTATTAAGCGATTGCCAAAACTTTGCTTTTGTATTACAGGAAGCTTATTTTCTCTTATAGCTCTTTCTAATGTAGACCTTGAAGTTGAATACATTTTTTCTGCCTCTTTTATTGTGAAAGCAGTTTTTGCAGTTGGATTAAATTCTTCTATTTTTAATTTTAGAATTTCTTCTACTTTTTTTTCTACTAAATAATTAAGTCTTTCTTCTT
Proteins encoded in this window:
- a CDS encoding helix-turn-helix domain-containing protein, whose translation is MKTKNPLDKKINSLEQLLIKLKAQREEERLNYLVEKKVEEILKLKIEEFNPTAKTAFTIKEAEKMYSTSRSTLERAIRENKLPVIQKQSFGNRLIKKTDLDNLFFNTNKK
- a CDS encoding MepB family protein codes for the protein MNDILNKVKTEIYDTCGLQLSDLQTEPEGQEYDACRFELDGLKIISRTAKITPKKTGQFVTFWKRNKNGITEPFSENDPVDFFVIHVLKENKLGQFVFPKSVLKNQGILRTDKKDGKRGFRVYPVWDTANNKQAEKTQKWQLDYFFRITDTTELDRVKELYTKPTY
- a CDS encoding ImmA/IrrE family metallo-endopeptidase, producing MRPNFKYIEDKAEDVLSKNNLFKAGFSVEKLAKLLRISLKEEVLDDNVSGFFVMTDTDNIITYNKKDGELRQRFTIAHEIGHFLLHSKDQPIFIDKTPSVMFRDNSSSTGEDFKEREANAFAASLLMPKKLIEAEIEKAPNDVDDAIIFLAKKFKVSQQAMTFRLSNLGYGI
- a CDS encoding S41 family peptidase gives rise to the protein MKTKKTIITLLLLLIEVNFGFSQEKVCDCINELDNVSELIKNAKSYQTQIVKEHKETEFEDWKEIIKHEITNDSLNQAFCTGYLQKYISFIHDRHNEIYTIPSDISTFIPNYTKAIDTIKIKSDGISGIYFAGREKILLINDEKNTWYGVMVSSDSEKWKERKIRLKLNKLPNGKFELFEFYQNGLLYYQNNIEVKNSRIYSTFWNKENNYFFNKNHEKNFTYQSINPSFDYIGIKTLSRTTNLMKEAENFYNENLSNLNKENLIIDLRNNGGGATKQAEALLKYLKKNHSIKRIYVMINFKTGSSAELITLDLKKDNRTIIVGENSRGMLKYGYGNKAFSATTNCAKYKMILSTKIINKDFDKFEYTGIQPDYYLDNKSDWIQQIIKINNEKI
- a CDS encoding APC family permease, which produces MEKKQLKKLNELASTAICGNDISSSCLYVSALAIVYSGQYAWLALLMVGVVLFLFRKVYGEVVGALPLNGGAYNALLNTTSKSLASLAATLTLLSYMATAVISANEAMHYASIVFDHLPIIIATIVLLGIFMGLSIIGIGESSKVAIFIFIFHLTSLVILASFTIFYLFQNGFTVFTENNLLPTKGETLPQPYFSVSRQPC
- a CDS encoding PIN domain-containing protein — its product is MAIHLFIDTNVYLKFYHFSNDDLEELSKLMVLMDNDQLELHLPEQIVNEFNRNRETKLADALKTFNQSKLSTQFPQFCKDYKEYETLKKLIKDYDREKQSLLKNLMLKIETHTLQADKIIEMLFQKANYVSTTPELVEKGRLRYDIGNPPGKNKSYGDAINWECLLENVENNNDLYFIADDKDYFSELDNTNFNTFLAREWKRKKFSEIKFYKTLSDFFKDIFPEIKLATELEKDILISKLIESGNFYSSRQLLQKLSKFESFSTEQANQYVSASLNNSQILWISEDEDINEYLHDFVEKNKDKINVELLNEFYRTVPNLKIPVPPPPPF
- a CDS encoding DUF2938 domain-containing protein, coding for MVTVLKIIAIGIGATLTMDIWAYILSIFNIKSLDYRLVGRWIGSMTKGKFKHDKIIHTTPFPNESLIGWIAHYFIGIAFVFLLVLIYGTEWIENPTLQPALFIGLLTTIAPFFLMQPSFGFGIAGSKLPEPNIARLKSIITHFIYGLGIYIASLGSSKLTEFL
- a CDS encoding DUF3892 domain-containing protein, which translates into the protein MTTHYYITGVWKDNQGRITDVMLHTVNNNGTFQTRGKKNNKKDVIKLIKNGKVIKTLVWDYPGWNLGAVVTYETINNEEYLRSVKDASTKNNLDNSLQMECFLD
- a CDS encoding APC family permease, whose amino-acid sequence is MLGISGFESSANFVEEQERGVFPKTLRNMWVVVTIFNPLMAFLALAVIPMGDIENNQEALLSYMGNISGGSWLSVLISIDAALVLSGAVLTSFVGVTGLVERMTLDRVLPPFLLKKNKRGSSYRIAIVFFLLCVSILLITRGKLSALAGVYTIAFLSVMVLFGIGNILLKVRRQNLPRPEKSSWIALLIAIGAVIIAITGNAILNPAYLGVFLQYFLPTILVVAVMLNRTSILKLLLKIIKYFLSPVQSFLTRSNDGILKVIDTINSQEFVYFTKDDDVATLNKVMLYIQNNEHTKNLKIVAAFKEGEKASPQFLADLDVLDREYPNIKIDFIQLQAEFGPDLINELSEKWNIPVNFMFIGSPGDHFPYKIEQLGGVRLII
- a CDS encoding helix-turn-helix domain-containing protein; this encodes MLDFSSALYKILGDRIKDRRDSLGMSQTNLSEELKDLKRASISNIEKGRQHPPLDTIYRLCEALRLDIHTILPTYSEVLDYIEKNNSDNKIERFLDSLDVEDKLTFEKIKNLLNKDKK
- a CDS encoding Fur family transcriptional regulator, whose protein sequence is MKRRNTESTNEIYALLKASKSALSHDMIRSKLTSNADRATIYRILNRFCEDKLVHKVMGDDGKQYFAFCTNCQEKKHKHNHFHFRCTVCGKVECLTSEIEISLPENYVFQNFNASISGVCSECMNR